TGAGGATGGGCCGGTCGAAGGGAAAGCCGTGGTCGGGTTGCCGGCGGTCTTCCCGCAGCTCGTGGGCCACCTCGGCAAACAGTCCCCACGCGCCCCCCACCACGGCCAGCAGCACCAGCAGCCAGCGGTGGCGGCTTACCAGATGCCACGCCGCCGCCAATTTTAAATTACGCATTCAGACTAAATAACAGGGGTAGGAATGGCGTACGGGTGGCAGTCAGGTGAACTCCACGCGCAGCGTGTGGCGGCTGGCCGCGTAAGCATAGCCCACCCGAAACCCGTAAAAAGCGCAGATGTGCTGCACGATACTCAGCCCCAGCCCCGGCGAGTCGGAAGCCGCGTTGTGCTTGCGGAAGCGCTCAAAAAACCGGGCCGGGTCGCCCGCGATAGCCGGGCCGGTATTGCTGACTTCGAACGCTTCGGGCGTGAGCGCCACCGCGATGTCGCCGCCCGGCTGGTTGTGCTTGATGGCGTTTTGCAAGAGATTGTGCAGCAGCGAATCGGCCAGGCCGGGGTGCAGCGAGCGGGTGGGTAGGCCCTCGGCCACGCGCACCGTCAGGCGCAGCGCCCGCGCGTCGAGCAGCGGCTCCAGCAGGGCCAGCCGGTCGCGCAGCAGCTGGTCGAGGCGCACGGGCACGCGCTGGGCGGGGGCAAACTGGTGGTTTTCGAGCCGGCTGAGCAGCGTGAGCGCCTGGTGCAGGCGCGAAAGCCGCCGGGTAGCTTGCAGCAGCTCGCCGAGCTGGGTCATGGTTGCCTCGTCTTCGGCCAGGGCGGGGGCTTGCAGCAGCTGTTCCATCTTGGCCTGCATAATGGCCAGCGGAGTCTGGGTTTCGTGGGCCGCATTGGCTGTGAACTCGCGCAGGCTCTCGTAGTCGGCCACCAGCCGGGCGCTCAGCTGGTTGAGGGCCTGGTTCAGCTCCGCAAACTCCTGGATGGCCGGCGTGGGTAGGCCCAGGGGCTGGTGTTCGTGCAGGTCGTAGGCCCGCAGCCGGGCCAGCGTCTGCTGAAACGGCCGCCAGAGCCGCCGCGCCAGCCAGCGGTTCAGGCCTACTACGCCCAGTAGCAGCAGGGCCAGCGCCCCCAGCATCACGCCCAGTACCACGCGCAGCAGGTCCTGGGTTTCGACCAGCGACTTGCGCAGCGTAAGCCATTCGGCTGGCCGGCCGGCCCCGGCCGCCAGCCGAAACGTGAGCTGGCGGGTGGGCACCAGCTCGTGCTCCAGGGGGTCGAGCAGCACTGTGTCGCGGAGCCCCGTGCGCTGGGGCTGCTGGCTGCGGCTCAGCTGGTAGGCCAGCAGGGTGGGGGGTAGGGGCTGGCCGCTCGCCACCAGCCGCCGCACGTAGGCCTGCTCATTGCGCAGCTGCTCGTCGGCCTCGTGGCGCAGGGCCCGCTCAATGCCCACGTAGAGCAAGCCGCTGGCCAGGGCAAACAGCCCGGCCGTCAGCAGTAGGTAGTAGCGGGTGGTGGCGGCGAGCAGCTTCATGGCGGGCAAAGGACGCGGCTGGCGGCTAGTCTACGCTCAGCTTGTAGCCCACCCCGTACAGGGTGCGGATGTAGTTATCGGCCCCGCGTTCCTGAAGCTTTTTGCGCAGGTTTTTGAGGTGGGTATAAATAAAGTCGAACGAATCGGCGGCATCTACCTGGTCGCCGCAGAGGTGCTCGGCAATAGCCTCCTTGGTAAGCACCCGGCCGGGATTGGCCAGCAGGTAGAGCAACAGGTCGTATTCCTTGCGGGTGAGGGTCAGCGGCTCGCCGCGCACCAGCACCTCGTTTTGCTCGGGCCACACCAGCAGGTCGCGAAACACGATGTGGTGCTGCCCCTGAAACTGCCGCCGCCGGATAATGGCCCGCAGCCGCGCATTCAGTTCCGAGAGGTGAAAAGGCTTTACCAAGTAGTCGTCGGCCCCCAGGTCGAGGCCGCGCACCCGGTCGTCAAGCCCGTCGCGGGCCGTGAGTACCAGCACGCCGGCCGCCGAGCCTTCGGCCTTCAGCGCCCGCACCAAATCCAGGCCGTCGCCGTCGGGCAGCGTCAAGTCCAGTAGCACGCAGTCGTAGCGGTAGAGCCTGATTTTTTCGGAAGCCTGGGCAAAATCGACGGCTATCTCCACCACGTAGCCGCTCTGGCGCAGGGCCTCCACTACCGTTTGGCGCAGGGCGGCTTCATCTTCAACCAAAAGCAGTTTCATCGGCAACCAGGGGGTAGGGCGACCGCAAAGCAACCGCTCAATTCTGAAGTAATTCTAGCGCCCGTGCCAGGTGAGAAGTAATCGACTGGATGTCTGGTTTACTTCTGGTATATAGTGCGGTAGTCGGGCCCGGCGCTGCCAGCTCACCAAAGTCAACCTTATGCCCGGTCAGAAACAGCGCCTGCTCACCCAACAGCAGTCCGATTTTGGCACCTATCTTCACCAGGTAAGAAACAGGCTAGCAGCCCCGAAGCCAAATTTTCCGCCAGCCAATGCGGGAAATAATGGCGGCGCGCCCGCCTCAAAACCTTCCAATTCCCACCCGCCATGCCTTCCACCAAGTCCCTTCTGCTGGCCCTTAGCCTGAGCGCGACCCTGCCTGCCGCTGCTCAGAAGCTGGATTATCCCATTCAGGCCGTGCCGTTTACACAAGTAAAGCTCACGGATAGCTTCTGGCTGCCGCGCCTCAAAACGAATACGGACGTGACCATTCCGGCGTCGTTTGCGCGCTGCGAAAGCACCAACCGGGTGAAGAATTTTGAGCTGGCGGCGGCCCATCAGGGCGAGTTCGCCACCAAATTTCCCTTCGACGATACCGACATCTACAAGACCATCGAGGGCGCGTCGTACTCGCTCAGCGTGTACCCCGATGCCAAGCTGTCGGCCTACTTGGATGAGCTGATTGCGAAGGTCGGCGCGGCCCAGGAGCCCGACGGCTACCTCTACACGGCCCGCACCATCGACCCCGCGCATCCGCACCCGTGGTCCGGCCCCACGCGCTGGAGCCAGGAGCGCGATGCCAGCCACGAGCTCTACGATGCCGGCCACCTCTACGAGGCCGCCGTGGCGCACTACGAGGCCACGGGCAAGAAAACCTTGCTCCACATCGCCCTTAAAAACGCCGATTTGGTGTGCTCGGTGTTTGGCCCCGGCAAGCTGCGCGTGGCCCCCGGCCACGAAATCGTGGAGATGGGCCTCGTGAAGCTCTACCGCGTCACGGGCAAGCCCGAATACCTGCGCACGGCCAAATTTTTCCTCGACGCCCGCGGCCACTACCCCGGCTACGACTCCAAGAGTCCCGATACCTGGAAAAATGGCTCCTACTGGCAAGACGATAAGCCCGTGGTGGCCCAAACCGAGGCCGAAGGCCACGCCGTGCGCGCCGAGTACCTGTACTCGGCGATGACCGACGTGGCTGCCCTCACCGGCGATAAGCAGCTGCTGGCGGCCGTCGATACCATCTGGAACAACCTGGTAGCCAAGAAGATGTACGTGACCGGCGGCACCGGCGCGGTGCCCGGTGGCGAGCGCTTCGGGGCCAACTACGAGCTGCCCAACACCACGGCCTACAACGAAACCTGCGCCTCGGTGGCCGACGTGTTCTGGAACGAGCGCATGTTTCAGCTGCACGGCGACGCCAAGTATATCGACGTGCTGGAGAAGGTGTTGTATAACGGCCTGATTTCGGGGGTAGGGCTCGATGGCAAATCGTTTTTTTACAGCAATGCCATGCAGATAAAAAGCTCAGCCAGCTTTCCGCAGACCGAGCCGGCGCGGGCGGGCTGGTTTGAGTGCTCGTGCTGCCCCACCAACCTGGCCCGCCTCATGCCCGCGCTGCCCGGCTACGTCTACGCCGAGCGGGGTAGGGCCTTGTACGCCAACCTGTTCGTGAGTGGCAAGGCTAGCCTTACGGTGAACAAGCAGCCGGTGCAGCTCACGCAGGAAAACAACTATCCCTGGGATGGCGACCTGAAATTCACGGTAGACCCGGCCAAGTCAACCGCCGATTTTGACCTGCTGGTGCGCATCCCCGGCTGGGCCCGCAACGAGGCCATGCCGTCTAATTTGTACACCTTCGAGCAGCCCTCGGCCGAGCGGGCCACCATCAAAATCAACGGCAAGCTGGTTGCCTACCCCCTGCAAAATGGCTATGCCGTACTCAGCCGCAAGTGGCACAAGCACGACGTGGTAGAAGTGAATCTGTCACTGGAAGTGCGCCGCGTGCACGCCAACCCGCTCGTGAAAGACGACCTGGGTAAGGTAGCCCTGCAGCGCGGCCCGGTGATGTACTGCGCCGAGTGGGCCGACAATAACGGCAAAACCAGCAACATCGTGGTGCCGACCGGCACCACCTTCGCGGCCAGCTACCAGCCGCAGCTGCTGCACGGCGTGGAAACGCTCACGGCCACCGTGCCCGTGGTGCTGGTCGCTGCCAATGGCACGAGCGTAAGCACCACGCCGCGCACGCTGCTGGCCATTCCGTACTACGCCTGGGCCAACCGCGGCAAGGGCGAAATGACGGTTTGGTTTCCCTCAACCCTCACCAACCTCGACCTAATCAGCGAGCCCGCCACGGCCGAGGTGACCGAGCAGAAATAGGGGGGTAGGGCCGCCCGGCTTATCCCGCCGCCGGCACCGCCCGCACCGGCACGGGGTTGGGCAGCGAGGCCAGCACGCCGATGCCCGCCGCCACGAGGGCCACCATTCCAAAGGCCACCCGCAGCGTGAAAAGCTGCGCCAAAAAGCCAATCAGTGGCGGCCCCAGCAAAAAGCCCAGGAAGCCGATGGTCGAAACCAGCGCCAGCGCCACGCCCGGCGACACCGACGTGGCCCGTCCCGCCGCGCTGTACGAAAGCGGCACCACCGACGCAATGCCGAAGCCAATGAGCAGGAAGCCGCCCACCGCCGGCACCAGGTGGGGTAGGCCCACCGCCAAAGTCAAGCCGCTCACAATGAGAGCGCTGCTGAGTTGCAGCATCCGCATCGAGCCAAAGCGGTGGGTGAAATAGTCGCTCAGAAAGCGGCCCAGCGCCATGGTGCTCATGCAGGCCACGTAGCCCGCCGTCACCAGGTCCGCGTCGGGCCGCACCACTTTCTGGAAATACACGCCCGCCCAGTCAAACATCGCGCCCTCGCTCATCATGCCGCAGAACGCGATGAGCCCGATGCGCAGCAGATAGGGGTCGGGCTTGCGCAGGCTCAGGCCGGTCGTTTGGCCGCCCACGTCCTCGCGCAGCGTGTCGCCGTAGGCCCAGGCCGCAATGCCCAGGCACACGCCCAGCACCAGCAAAAAATGGTGCAGCGGCGGCTGATGCAAGCCAATGAGCAGCGTGCCCAGCGCCCCACCCAGAAACCCCGCCAGGCTCCAGAGTCCGTGAAAGGAACCCATGATGGGCTTGCCGTAAAACTGCTGCACGCCAATGGCTTGCGTGTTCACCGAAATGTTGAGCAGGTTGCCTGCCAACCCAAACAGCGCCAGCGCCGGGGCCAGCGTCCAGAAGCTGCCCGCCCAGCCCAGCAGCGGCAAAAAGCAGGCGTAGAGTACCGACGCCAGCAGCACCGTGCGTCGGCTGCCCCAAGTCGAAACCAGCCAGCCCGCCAGCGGCAGCGACACCAATGAGCCCGCCGGAATAGCCAGCAGCAGCTGCCCCAGCTGCCCCGAGTTCATGCCCAGCTTGGCGCTGATATCGGGAATGCGCGAAGCCCAGCTCGCAAAGCACAGGCCGGGCAGGAAAAAGAAGGCGCTCACCGCCACCCGGCTCCTCGTAATTGCCGTCATAAAGCTAAAAACTGTCGTCTACTATCAAAATTACCGCCGCTTGCCCACTGCGGTCCACTAAAATACCCACCCGAGTCACGCCCGGCCAGGTGGCTAAGGGTAGTTCGGGTGGGCAGCAGGCAGGGCGAAGAGGCTTCTACGGATTACTTGGCGGGTAGTACGCCCTCGGTCGTCATTTGCACGCGCTTGAGCGTGCCATCTTTGTTATAATGCAGATAATCAATGCACACCGAGCGCCGAAAGCTGCCGCCGCCGGCATTTGCCCCGCCGTTGTGGTAGATGAAATACGACTTGCCCTTGAAGTCGATAATCGCCTGGTGGTTGGTATTTGAGTTGCCGGCCAGCTCGTTCAGAATGCCCTTATACACCCACGGCCCGTCGAGGCTGCGGCTCATGGCGTAGGCAATCTTTTCGGGAAATTCGGTGGCGTAGCTCAGGTAATACCAGCCGTTGTGCTCATGCACCCAGGGCGCCTC
The genomic region above belongs to Hymenobacter psoromatis and contains:
- a CDS encoding sensor histidine kinase; translation: MKLLAATTRYYLLLTAGLFALASGLLYVGIERALRHEADEQLRNEQAYVRRLVASGQPLPPTLLAYQLSRSQQPQRTGLRDTVLLDPLEHELVPTRQLTFRLAAGAGRPAEWLTLRKSLVETQDLLRVVLGVMLGALALLLLGVVGLNRWLARRLWRPFQQTLARLRAYDLHEHQPLGLPTPAIQEFAELNQALNQLSARLVADYESLREFTANAAHETQTPLAIMQAKMEQLLQAPALAEDEATMTQLGELLQATRRLSRLHQALTLLSRLENHQFAPAQRVPVRLDQLLRDRLALLEPLLDARALRLTVRVAEGLPTRSLHPGLADSLLHNLLQNAIKHNQPGGDIAVALTPEAFEVSNTGPAIAGDPARFFERFRKHNAASDSPGLGLSIVQHICAFYGFRVGYAYAASRHTLRVEFT
- a CDS encoding response regulator transcription factor → MKLLLVEDEAALRQTVVEALRQSGYVVEIAVDFAQASEKIRLYRYDCVLLDLTLPDGDGLDLVRALKAEGSAAGVLVLTARDGLDDRVRGLDLGADDYLVKPFHLSELNARLRAIIRRRQFQGQHHIVFRDLLVWPEQNEVLVRGEPLTLTRKEYDLLLYLLANPGRVLTKEAIAEHLCGDQVDAADSFDFIYTHLKNLRKKLQERGADNYIRTLYGVGYKLSVD
- a CDS encoding glycoside hydrolase family 127 protein, with protein sequence MPSTKSLLLALSLSATLPAAAQKLDYPIQAVPFTQVKLTDSFWLPRLKTNTDVTIPASFARCESTNRVKNFELAAAHQGEFATKFPFDDTDIYKTIEGASYSLSVYPDAKLSAYLDELIAKVGAAQEPDGYLYTARTIDPAHPHPWSGPTRWSQERDASHELYDAGHLYEAAVAHYEATGKKTLLHIALKNADLVCSVFGPGKLRVAPGHEIVEMGLVKLYRVTGKPEYLRTAKFFLDARGHYPGYDSKSPDTWKNGSYWQDDKPVVAQTEAEGHAVRAEYLYSAMTDVAALTGDKQLLAAVDTIWNNLVAKKMYVTGGTGAVPGGERFGANYELPNTTAYNETCASVADVFWNERMFQLHGDAKYIDVLEKVLYNGLISGVGLDGKSFFYSNAMQIKSSASFPQTEPARAGWFECSCCPTNLARLMPALPGYVYAERGRALYANLFVSGKASLTVNKQPVQLTQENNYPWDGDLKFTVDPAKSTADFDLLVRIPGWARNEAMPSNLYTFEQPSAERATIKINGKLVAYPLQNGYAVLSRKWHKHDVVEVNLSLEVRRVHANPLVKDDLGKVALQRGPVMYCAEWADNNGKTSNIVVPTGTTFAASYQPQLLHGVETLTATVPVVLVAANGTSVSTTPRTLLAIPYYAWANRGKGEMTVWFPSTLTNLDLISEPATAEVTEQK
- a CDS encoding MFS transporter, which encodes MTAITRSRVAVSAFFFLPGLCFASWASRIPDISAKLGMNSGQLGQLLLAIPAGSLVSLPLAGWLVSTWGSRRTVLLASVLYACFLPLLGWAGSFWTLAPALALFGLAGNLLNISVNTQAIGVQQFYGKPIMGSFHGLWSLAGFLGGALGTLLIGLHQPPLHHFLLVLGVCLGIAAWAYGDTLREDVGGQTTGLSLRKPDPYLLRIGLIAFCGMMSEGAMFDWAGVYFQKVVRPDADLVTAGYVACMSTMALGRFLSDYFTHRFGSMRMLQLSSALIVSGLTLAVGLPHLVPAVGGFLLIGFGIASVVPLSYSAAGRATSVSPGVALALVSTIGFLGFLLGPPLIGFLAQLFTLRVAFGMVALVAAGIGVLASLPNPVPVRAVPAAG
- a CDS encoding family 43 glycosylhydrolase; translated protein: MTKAASISWDDIDPTVIMDKKGQAYLFWGNTACYYAKLKPNMTELAGPIQTVSGLPRYTEAPWVHEHNGWYYLSYATEFPEKIAYAMSRSLDGPWVYKGILNELAGNSNTNHQAIIDFKGKSYFIYHNGGANAGGGSFRRSVCIDYLHYNKDGTLKRVQMTTEGVLPAK